The Aminithiophilus ramosus genome contains a region encoding:
- a CDS encoding MGDG synthase family glycosyltransferase, with translation MVIQGRKRRIALLYASAGTGHKTAALALARWFERESPGCETLCLDTLDFTNALVRGLYTRSYLEMVRRAPQLWGYFYDSLDEPEAADGVVATLNELTERLHLSRLIERLEAFNPDALLFTHFFGAAAVAERLLPRRPVFYVNTDFLSHLFHRHHPFTGWFVASDETALQYGADGIAMDRVVVSGIPVSPRYGSLPSKAEARAALNLADEERVVLVMGGGIGVGPFEEVIASLLEGDLTILAVCGNNAKVRSRLEERFGGVTRLRVSGFVDAIENHYVASDLIFTKPGGLSTSEILCTATPMVIVDPIPGQEQRNSDYLLDRGAARVLFDYRTARIKAETLLADETERARLRRCALSLARPEAGRTVAVEVLERLERR, from the coding sequence ATGGTGATCCAGGGGCGGAAACGAAGAATTGCCCTGCTCTACGCCTCGGCCGGAACGGGCCACAAGACGGCGGCCCTGGCCCTGGCCCGCTGGTTCGAAAGGGAGTCTCCCGGCTGCGAGACGCTCTGTCTCGACACGCTCGACTTCACCAACGCCCTCGTCCGGGGACTCTACACCCGATCCTATCTGGAGATGGTCCGTCGGGCCCCCCAGCTCTGGGGCTACTTCTACGACAGCCTCGACGAGCCCGAGGCCGCCGACGGCGTCGTGGCCACCCTCAACGAGCTGACGGAGAGGCTCCATCTGAGCCGTCTCATCGAGCGTCTCGAGGCCTTCAACCCCGACGCCCTTCTTTTCACCCACTTCTTCGGCGCCGCCGCCGTGGCCGAGCGCCTGCTGCCCCGCCGTCCCGTCTTCTACGTCAACACCGACTTCCTGAGCCATCTCTTCCACCGCCACCACCCCTTCACGGGCTGGTTCGTCGCCAGCGACGAGACGGCCCTCCAGTACGGGGCCGACGGCATCGCCATGGACCGCGTCGTCGTCTCGGGCATTCCCGTGTCGCCCCGCTACGGTTCTCTCCCGTCGAAGGCCGAGGCCCGCGCCGCCCTGAATCTGGCCGACGAGGAGAGGGTCGTCCTCGTCATGGGAGGAGGCATCGGCGTCGGCCCCTTCGAGGAGGTCATCGCCTCCCTCCTCGAAGGAGATCTGACGATCCTGGCCGTCTGCGGCAACAACGCGAAGGTGCGCTCCCGCCTCGAGGAGCGCTTCGGCGGGGTGACGAGGCTCCGGGTTTCCGGCTTCGTCGACGCCATCGAAAACCACTACGTCGCCTCGGACCTCATCTTCACCAAGCCCGGGGGGCTGTCGACGTCGGAGATCCTCTGCACGGCGACGCCCATGGTCATCGTCGACCCCATACCGGGCCAGGAGCAGCGCAACAGCGACTACCTCCTCGACAGGGGGGCGGCGCGGGTCCTCTTCGATTACAGGACGGCCCGCATCAAGGCCGAGACCCTTCTGGCCGACGAGACCGAGAGGGCCCGGCTCCGACGGTGCGCCCTCTCTCTGGCCCGACCCGAGGCGGGACGGACGGTGGCCGTCGAGGTTCTGGAGAGGCTCGAACGGCGATAG
- a CDS encoding Synerg-CTERM sorting domain-containing protein, which produces MKRTGTFRWSLLLALVFALAAGTSWAALTDADAVFLTVDNTYTAATLGTIEMASPDVISQNLVTGLGVDPMGFVVEIWGEKKILLREYKGSGTADTVSLYPGEDWSGPVAQKAFGDNIQQAQVEGDYLYVANWGNTGLRPGSIEQYDVADFLDGTADVEPVETLSFDDGDAFTDQVKDFRIVDGYLYALVSDVDGTFTYDAGRLYKISLPDMTVVDSLNVGKNPGAAVTKAAMALYGNALYVACFGGGYGGALEPSLVKVDLTAFTATVIDDGSALPDTTYGYCGLAVASDGALLVNVASSNWLNPTLLYRTTVGGLEAAALADDFWEDKEVDLSEVAYGLGIGFGGTLFFDGATDRFWVEGSYAAVTIDRAGALLRAYEATELGGNPYDLLPAAGLSFSGEILRPSGGSSGGCNGGFVPAGLLLLVPLFLLSGRR; this is translated from the coding sequence ATGAAACGAACCGGAACGTTCCGCTGGAGCCTGCTCCTGGCCCTCGTCTTCGCCCTGGCGGCGGGGACCTCCTGGGCCGCCCTGACCGATGCCGACGCCGTCTTCCTGACCGTCGACAACACCTACACGGCGGCCACTCTGGGCACGATCGAGATGGCCAGTCCCGACGTGATCTCCCAGAACCTCGTCACGGGCCTGGGCGTCGATCCCATGGGCTTCGTCGTCGAGATCTGGGGCGAGAAGAAGATCCTCCTCCGCGAGTACAAGGGGAGCGGCACGGCCGACACGGTGAGCCTCTACCCCGGAGAGGACTGGTCGGGCCCCGTGGCCCAGAAGGCCTTCGGCGACAACATCCAGCAGGCCCAGGTCGAGGGCGACTACCTCTACGTGGCCAACTGGGGCAACACGGGACTCCGGCCGGGATCGATCGAGCAGTATGACGTCGCGGACTTCCTCGACGGGACGGCCGACGTCGAACCCGTCGAGACCCTCTCCTTCGACGACGGCGACGCCTTCACCGACCAGGTCAAGGATTTCCGCATCGTCGACGGCTACCTCTACGCCCTCGTCTCCGACGTGGACGGCACCTTCACCTACGACGCCGGTCGGCTCTACAAGATCTCCCTCCCCGACATGACCGTCGTCGACAGCCTGAACGTGGGCAAGAACCCCGGCGCCGCCGTCACGAAGGCCGCCATGGCCCTTTACGGCAACGCCCTCTACGTGGCCTGTTTCGGAGGCGGCTACGGCGGCGCCCTCGAGCCCTCCCTCGTCAAGGTGGACCTGACGGCCTTCACGGCCACCGTCATCGACGACGGCTCGGCCCTTCCCGACACCACCTACGGCTACTGCGGCCTCGCCGTCGCCTCCGACGGGGCCCTCCTCGTCAATGTGGCCTCGTCGAACTGGCTGAACCCGACCCTGCTCTACCGGACGACCGTCGGCGGACTCGAGGCGGCGGCCCTGGCCGACGACTTCTGGGAGGACAAGGAGGTCGACCTTTCGGAGGTGGCCTACGGCCTGGGCATCGGCTTCGGAGGCACCCTCTTCTTCGACGGCGCCACGGACCGTTTCTGGGTCGAGGGGAGCTACGCCGCCGTCACGATCGACAGGGCGGGGGCCCTCCTGAGGGCCTACGAGGCCACCGAGCTGGGCGGCAATCCCTACGATCTTCTTCCCGCGGCGGGCCTGAGCTTCTCCGGCGAGATCCTCCGTCCCAGCGGCGGCTCGAGCGGCGGCTGCAACGGCGGCTTCGTCCCCGCCGGCCTGCTCCTCCTCGTGCCCCTTTTCCTTCTTTCGGGCAGGCGCTAG